A window of Candida orthopsilosis Co 90-125, chromosome 8 draft sequence contains these coding sequences:
- a CDS encoding Lst7 protein (S. cerevisiae homolog LST7 has transporter activity, has role in Golgi to plasma membrane transport, intracellular protein transport and localizes vesicle coat) has translation MPNFILCLSHFCELHGPQIIVCTQVTTEDKKQEYIHTSASTQGVCSSCQLILPDNVASLVTHSDSRVFISTAYPSSQRRYAALKKLMMKSLSVETVSDIAKPMFFGDAIYGYCLNKIFKIYDINARGQERKYGLMMVCDSESDLLQNWDILTLYVCEFIDLIQQRVSHTNEKLHKSSGGSVVDNERYLRRSMARPKSLIELTGDNQIFVKFHLWAVETLKDTLR, from the coding sequence ATGCCAAACTTCATACTATGCTTGAGCCATTTTTGTGAATTACATGGACCACAAATCATTGTTTGTACACAAGTGACGACAGAAGATAAGAAACAAGAGTACATCCATACATCAGCTTCAACCCAAGGCGTTTGTTCATcttgtcaattgattctACCAGACAATGTTGCTAGTCTTGTGACTCATTCCGATTCAAGAGTATTTATCTCAACAGCATATCCAAGTTCTCAAAGACGATATGCGGcgttgaagaaattgatgatgaaatcattATCAGTTGAGACTGTTTCTGATATAGCCAAGCCAATGTTTTTTGGTGATGCCATATATGgttattgtttgaataagattttcaaaatatatgATATCAATGCTAGAGGACAGGAGAGAAAATATGGTTTAATGATGGTTTGCGACTCTGAGTCAGATTTGTTACAAAATTGGGATATTTTAACATTGTACGTGTGTGAATTTATCGATTTGATACAGCAGAGGGTATCACATACGAACGAAAAATTGCATAAACTGAGTGGAGGTTCTGTTGTAGATAATGAACGGTATCTACGAAGATCAATGGCTCGTCCTAAATCGCTAATAGAACTTACAGGTGACAATCAAATATTTGTAAAGTTTCATCTTTGGGCTGTTGAAACATTGAAAGATACACTACGATGA
- a CDS encoding Lig1 tRNA ligase — MRDSKEEVEQLCSKLQESTKLKRNGKCIKFTNNAHNTTIAIDSWKFLDFDYGKDKVQLPIQARGLFTTNNDSIVVRGYDKFFNVGEKSFTKEDELKNTSGPYGVTLKENGCIIFISGLPTGDILVCSKHSTGLRDDNTRNHALEGEAQLRQQLGNERVDQLARYLYENNVTAVTELCDDEFEEHVLPYPKDKSGLYLHGLNYNTIKFQTVPIGDVVKFAHEWGFKTIEYLSYDNVDKLFDFLHKCSETGTYNGREVEGFVIRCKRNGDDFFFKYKFEEPYLLYRQFREVTRQMLGGTPAHSVKIKKNKYITKKYLEFVDKLFTEKPELKEDFQQGHGIIHVRQLFLQDLHETNGMNLLSIDAKLTEEMKNLKLEDEDSTKLLLVSISTLGCGKTTVFNTLHSLFPDWVHIQNDNVSKKAKLKITDLALQALDNYPVVIFDRNNSEYRERKQIFTTIAEKKHLYLDGKIDIKYIGINFIHDVNEEKLWKITFDRVKKRGDNHQSLKAASDEELTTKVMKGFMSRFQPVNAERLPDSQFDHVINLKLNENDSSLENVKIIIDELSRIYPELIKSKPTDEEIEARFRESLEYKPTFTKDMTSSNKKKDPTYYGISIHHQNILDLLNELNDNAEYSRLKEERFLQESFHVTLGHIASAKGTEKKAKWKCIKTVLGKGEGKEGEKNVLEFHAKVKLIQFVINRGKLICIKCEILTIHDNKNNRLVDIEPVNRYMHITIGCFPPTKPVDSNTTLEELYGDDPHDVKKDGVYEVDEDVVEVRNLTTQVVLENQKLFAYY; from the coding sequence ATGCGTGATTCCAAAGAGGAAGTAGAGCAACTCTGTCTGAAACTACAAGAATCAACCAAACTCAAACGTAATGGTAAATGTATAAAGTTTACCAATAATGCACACAACACCACTATTGCCATAGATTCATGgaaatttcttgattttgattatgGTAAAGATAAGGTACAGTTACCCATTCAAGCTAGAGGTTTATTCACGACAAACAATGATTCAATAGTAGTACGAGGTTATGATaagtttttcaatgttGGTGAAAAGAGTTTTaccaaagaagatgaattaAAAAATACATCGGGTCCTTATGGTGTCACattaaaagaaaatggaTGTATCATATTCATTAGTGGATTGCCTACTGGTGATATTCTTGTTTGCTCAAAACATTCAACTGGGTTAAGAGATGACAATACAAGAAATCATGCACTAGAAGGGGAGGCTCAATTGCGTCAGCAATTGGGGAACGAGAGAGTAGATCAACTAGCTCGTTACTTGTATGAAAACAACGTAACTGCGGTGACTGAATTatgtgatgatgaatttgaagagcATGTTTTGCCATATCCAAAGGATAAATCTGGATTATACCTACATGGTTTGAATTACAACACAATAAAATTCCAAACTGTGCCGATAGGTGATGTTGTTAAATTTGCCCATGAATGGGGGTTCAAAACTATCGAGTATCTTCTGTATGACAATGTTGATAAGCTTTTCGACTTTTTACATAAGTGCAGTGAGACCGGAACCTACAATGGACGTGAAGTTGAAGGATTTGTCATTCGTTGTAAACGTAATGGCgatgatttctttttcaagtataaatttgaagaacCATACTTGTTGTATCGTCAATTTCGTGAAGTCACAAGGCAGATGTTGGGAGGTACTCCTGCTCATTCAGTAAAGATTAAGAAAAACAAGTACATCACTAAGAAATatcttgaatttgttgacaagTTGTTTACTGAAAAGCCGGAATTAAAAGAGGATTTCCAACAAGGTCATGGAATTATCCATGTTCGTCAATTGTTCTTGCAAGATTTACACGAAACAAATGGTATGAATTTACTCtcaattgatgcaaaacTCACAGAAgagatgaagaatttgaaattagagGATGAAGATTCTACAAAGTTGTTACTCGTGTCTATATCCACCCTAGGTTGCGGAAAAACAACTGTATTTAACACCTTACACTCATTGTTTCCCGATTGGGTCCATATCCAGAATGACAATGTTTCCAAAAAggctaaattgaaaattacTGATTTAGCATTACAAGCTTTAGATAATTACCCCGTGGTGATCTTTGATAGAAATAATTCTGAATACAGAGAGAGAAAGCAGATATTCACTACAATTGCtgaaaagaaacatttgTACTTGGACGGAAAGATTGATATCAAGTATATAGGTATCAATTTTATTCATGACGTGAATGAAGAGAAACTTTGGAAGATTACATTTGACCGGGTGAAAAAAAGAGGTGATAATCATCAACTGTTGAAAGCAGCGTCAGATGAGGAGTTGACGACAAAAGTCATGAAAGGGTTTATGTCTCGATTTCAACCAGTGAATGCCGAACGTCTTCCTGattctcaatttgatcatgTGATtaacttgaaattgaatgaaaatgacTCTTCATTGGAAAATGTAAAGAtaatcattgatgaattgtcAAGGATTTATCCTGAATTAATAAAGAGTAAACCAacagatgaagaaattgaagcGAGGTTTAGGGAAAGTTTGGAATATAAACCAACGTTTACCAAGGACATGACATCATctaacaaaaaaaaagatcCAACGTATTACGGAATCTCAATTCACCATCAAAACATATTAGATTTGCTCAATGAACTCAATGATAATGCCGAGTACAGCCGATTGAAGGAGGAAAGGTTTTTACAAGAGTCATTTCATGTGACATTAGGCCATATTGCCAGTGCCAAAGGTACCGAAAAGAAAGCCAAATGGAAATGTATTAAAACTGTTTTAGGCAAAGGTGAAGGTAAAGAAGGTGAAAAGAACGTTCTTGAATTTCATGCTAAGGTGAaactcattcaatttgttatCAACAGAGGTAAATTAATTTGTATCAAATGTGAGATCTTAACCATCCACGACAACAAGAATAATCGAttggttgatattgaaCCTGTAAATAGATATATGCATATCACCATTGGTTGTTTCccaccaacaaaaccaGTTGATTCAAACACCACTTTGGAAGAGTTGTATGGAGACGATCCACATGATGTTAAAAAAGATGGGGTTTATGAAGTTGACGAAGATGTTGTCGAGGTGAGAAACTTGACCACACAGGTTGTGTTGGAGAATCAGAAACTATTTGCGTATTATTAG
- a CDS encoding Exo70 subunit of the exocyst complex (involved in exocytosis) has translation MAYKVDVDEADVAVLNQNLVKSKALFESINQSLTKISKKSQAAHTTIKPVLGQVNKLTAAKKEVEGGLDLLSEVSQSVSQINNFENALNNNIEVIGLLKYVNTLKQSQELYSRIKPKFKQFKGILYNFQNVIERSELKVQNYIDTVLNLETNRMMDKKHEVKVIFEYFNQQGKDQHIVNKYVDKRGNKIIQNLKLVEHKLQPTKIDGPYEKGTKGYNPFTEAVDNVLKEEVLVLKQCSLPPGLISQISEYAIREYNQVMQSLATQLSTSLTANTDNYLILLEIIDNLLRVDYQLKHRYVVKSASFSKILDQFISIGSSIFPSCIRSIEAQFQHITQFNDSSTIGVSTKAITLARRMCEFKQPLLQLIQTRKPGDWISESPPLQYISVFNSIITNTTFDDKSPEFLLSSYFADIIDCVMINIEVGLKKPHGEHSMKKSTQGFILLRNLYISEQIINRSQELFHILGSNGQERINKLKNRFLKLFLEDWSYASYIIIERMTLIATQAGTGTSGASNPNTSIGTGGGQATNLSNKEREQVKELFKKFNDSFEEALANYRALEFGDSSLRSFLGNEVKKMILNAYFKLYDKYGNSDFTKNRSKYIKWDKLQFERLLNEKL, from the coding sequence ATGGCATACAAAGTGGACGTGGATGAGGCTGACGTGGCCGTCctcaatcaaaatttggtCAAATCAAAAGCCCTTTTCGAAAGCATCAATCAATCGCTCACCAAAATCTCCAAGAAATCACAGGCAGCACACACAACAATCAAACCAGTCCTAGGACAAGTTAATAAATTAACAGCAGCCAAAAAAGAAGTCGAAGGTGGGTTGGATCTACTATCAGAAGTGAGTCAAAGTGTTtctcaaatcaacaattttgaaaatgccttgaacaacaatatcGAAGTTATTGGATTATTGAAATATGTAAACACGTTGAAACAATCACAAGAGTTGTACAGTCGTatcaaaccaaaatttaaacaattcaaGGGGATATTatacaatttccaaaacgTGATTGAAAGAAGTGAATTAAAAGTACAAAATTATATCGATACTGTTCTCAACCTAGAAACTAATAGAATGATGGATAAAAAACATGAAGTTAAAgttatttttgaatattttaaTCAACAAGGTAAAGATCAACACATCGTTAATAAATATGTTGATAAACGTGGTAATAAGATTATCcagaatttgaaacttgtTGAACATAAATTACAACCAACTAAAATTGATGGACCTTATGAAAAGGGGACTAAGGGATATAATCCTTTTACTGAAGCTGTGGATAATgtattgaaagaagaagtacTTGTATTGAAACAATGTTCATTGCCACCGGGGTTGATTAGTCAGATTCTGGAGTATGCTATACGCGAATATAATCAAGTAATGCAATCGTTGGCCACGCAATTGAGTACATCCTTGACTGCAAACACTGATAACTACTTGATTCTTTTAGAGATTATTGACAACTTGCTTCGAGTCgattatcaattgaaacatcGATATGTTGTCAAGAGCGCCTCATTTAGTaaaattcttgatcaatttatATCAATCGGTTCTTCGATTTTCCCAAGTTGCATCCGATCAATTGAAGCCCAGTTTCAACACATTACTCAATTCAAtgattcttcaacaattggtgTTTCCACTAAAGCGATAACTCTAGCTCGAAGAATGTGTGAATTTAAACAACCacttttgcaattgattcaaacgAGGAAACCAGGAGATTGGATTCTGGAGTCTCCACCATTACAATACATAAGTGTATTTAATTCAATTATCACCAACACTACATTTGATGACAAGTCGCCGGAATTTTTATTATCGTCCTATTTCGCCGATATCATTGATTGTGTAATGATTAATATTGAAGTTGGGTTAAAGAAACCACATGGAGAACattcaatgaagaaatcTACTCAGGGGTTTATCCTTTTAAGGAACTTGTACATTAGTGAACAAATTATCAATCGATCACAAGAATTATTCCACATTTTAGGATCTAATGGACAAGAGCGTATCAATAAGTTGAAAAACCGGTTCCTCAAGCTATTCCTTGAAGATTGGAGCTATGCTTCCTACATTATTATTGAACGAATGACACTTATTGCCACCCAAGCAGGAACAGGTACTAGTGGGGCTAGCAACCCAAACACATCCATAGGTACTGGGGGTGGACAAGCAACCAATTTGTCAAACAAGGAACGTGAACAAGTTAAagaattattcaaaaagtttaatgatTCGTTTGAAGAAGCATTGGCTAATTATAGAGCTCTCGAATTTGGTGATTCTAGTTTGAGAAGTTTTCTTGGTAATGaagtgaagaaaatgattttgaatgcATATTTTAAATTGTATGATAAATATGGAAATTCTGATTTTACCAAGAATAGACTGAAATATATCAAATGGGATAAATTGCAATTTGAAAGGTTGCTTAATGAGAAGTTGTAG